A window of Mycolicibacterium madagascariense genomic DNA:
GTCATCCCGCCGTTCACGGACCTGCGCAGCGTGCAGACCCTCGTCGACGGCGACAAGCTCCGGCTCACCTACGGCGCCCAGGACGTGTCGAAGCACGACTCCGGTGCCTACACCGGCGAGGTCAGCGGGTCGTTCCTCGCCAAGCTGGGGTGCTCGTTCGCCGTCGTCGGGCACTCCGAGCGGCGCACCTATCACCACGAGGACGACGCGCTGGTCGCCGCCAAGGCCGCGGCGGCGTTGAAGCACGGGTTGACCCCGATCGTCTGCATCGGCGAGGGCCTCGAGATCCGCGAGGCCGGCGACCACGTCGCCTACAACGTCACGCAGCTGAGGGGTTCGCTGGCGGGTCTGTCAGCCGAGCAGATCGGCGCGAGCGTGATCGCCTACGAGCCCGTCTGGGCGATCGGCACCGGCCGGGTGGCCAGCGCGGCCGACGCCCAGGAGGTGTGCGCGGCGATCCGCGCCGAACTCGGCGAGTTGGCGTCCCCCGCGATCGCCGACACCGTGCGCGTGCTCTACGGCGGGTCGGTGAACGCCAAGAACGTCGGCGAGATCGTCGGCCAGGCCGACGTCGACGGTGCACTGGTCGGTGGCGCGTCGCTGGACGGCGAGCAGTTCGCCATCCTGTCCGCGATCGCCGCGGGCGGACCGCTTCCCTGACCCCGCAGCCCTGATCACCGGCGGCGCCCGGTATTCTGGCGGCCATGATTTTGGCTCTGCAGATCACCCTTGCCGTCACCAGTGTCCTGGTGATCCTGTTGGTGCTGCTGCATCGGGCCAAGGGCGGCGGCCTGTCGACGCTGTTCGGCGGCGGCGTTCAGTCGAGCCTGTCGGGCTCCACGGTCGTCGAGAAGAACCTGGACCGACTGACGCTGTTCGTCACCGGGATCTGGCTCGTCTCGATCGTGGCCGTCGCGCTGCAGATCAAGTACGGCTCGAAGTAGCCCGCAGCAGCGCGGCCGTGGCGTCGGCGTGACCGTGCTCCGCCCAGCCCAGGGGAGTGGCACCGTACGTGGTGTCGACGACCCCGGTGTCCGCGCCACAGTCGAGTAGCGCCCGAACCAGTTCGACGTCACCGATCCAGGCGGCGTGGTGCAGCAGGGTGTGACCGTCGAACGCAGCGTCGAGGTCACCGCCGGCGGCAGCCAGTTCCCGCACGCCAGCGGGAGTGCCCGCACCGGCGATGGGTGGCAGGGGTCCGCGTGGCCGCCAGGGCGAGGGTGCGTTCGCCGGGCATCCCTCGGTGAAGCCGTGCGCGGCCAGCAGGGCCAGCCGGTCGGTGAATCCGTGGTCGCGTGCCCAGTCGACCTGACGCCGCACCATCTCGTCCGGCGTCTCCAGCGCGGCGCCGAGGCGTCGCTGCCATGGGCCGCCGTCACCGCGACCGAGCCCGGCGCGCAACAGGATTCGCAGATGGCCGTCGTCACGGCCGAACATCCGGTCGTACAGCGTCTGGGCGTCGTTCGGATCGGCGCCCCGGTCGAGCAGCAGGCCGGCCAGTGCGTCGCCTGCCGGATGTCGCGGCTGTCGGCCGGGACCGTGCTCGCCCTCGCCGAAGCACAGGGTCAGCACGGTGAACGGGGTCGGTTGGTCCGGTGACGCGTAGCCCGCATTGGGGTCGGCCCCCGCGTCGAGCAGGAGCTGGGCCGTTGCCAGCGGGTCCCGCTGCGGCACCCGCGACGCGGCCACGTGGAACAACGCCGTCCATCCGCGCGCACCGCCGGGTGCGTCGACGTCCTGCGGCCGCTGCTCGAGATGCCTACGCACCGCGGCGGGATCGCCGACGACGGCCGCCGCGTGGATGCTGCGCTCGGGCAGATCGGGGTGAGCGTCCAGGACGGCCGTGGCGGCCGCCCAGCGGTCGGGACCATCGTCGTGGGCGTAGCCCAGGCAGGCCAGCGACAAGAACTCGGTCAGCGGATCGGTCGTGTTTGCCGCCACGTCACCATTCTGTCAAGACGCGGCTGCGGACATGCCAGGAATCACTCAGCAGTAGACCTTACGATCAGCGCGTGCTCAGACTTCTCCGCGCAGGCGCCTTCGCGGCGGTTCTTCTCTGCGTGGGTGGGGGGATGGCCCGGGCCGATCCGCTCCCGGTCGAAGACGTGACGCAGTCGGCGGATACCGACGACGGGTGGCACCTCAGCGCGTCGCTGACGCGCATGACGATCAACTCGGTGCCCAACATGGCCGCGACGGCCTTCACCAGGGAGGGCTTCGTCACGGGCAAGGCCGCCGCTGCGATCGACGGCAGCGGCACGTCGGCGGTCAATTCGGGCACGCTGGTGGTCGGGCTGCAGCTGGGCTGCCAGATCGACCTCAGCGAGGGCGGCAGCATCGGCGGGGACGCCGACCTCGGGGTCAGTCCCGGGTTCAACGGCACCAACCTCTTCAACGACGTCGGCCCCTACGCCGATCTCGGCGGCAACGTGTCCATCAACCTCCTGCCGGGCACCATCACCAACGTCGGGCTCGGCAAGAAGGCGCTCAAGGGCCGCACCGGCGAGATCGTCGTGCACGACGCGCACGTCAAGGTCGACGCCTGCGGCGGGGCGGTCTCCATCCGCTTCTTCACGTCGGTGATGATCGACACCGACAAGTCCGACGACAGCGTCAACGCCTACGGGGACATCCTCTCGCTGTGAGACATCTCAGATTTGCCGCCGCCGCGCTGAGCGCGGGCGTGCTGGTCCTCGCTCCGGTCGCCGTCGTCGTCGCGGGGCCCGCCCGCGCCGACTGCACCAGCGCCGGTGACTTCGGTGCCGGCTCGGGGTGCCCGCCCCCGGGTGACACGTCG
This region includes:
- the tpiA gene encoding triose-phosphate isomerase → MARKPLIAGNWKMNLNHFEAIALVQKIAFSLPDKYFDKVDVTVIPPFTDLRSVQTLVDGDKLRLTYGAQDVSKHDSGAYTGEVSGSFLAKLGCSFAVVGHSERRTYHHEDDALVAAKAAAALKHGLTPIVCIGEGLEIREAGDHVAYNVTQLRGSLAGLSAEQIGASVIAYEPVWAIGTGRVASAADAQEVCAAIRAELGELASPAIADTVRVLYGGSVNAKNVGEIVGQADVDGALVGGASLDGEQFAILSAIAAGGPLP
- the secG gene encoding preprotein translocase subunit SecG, encoding MILALQITLAVTSVLVILLVLLHRAKGGGLSTLFGGGVQSSLSGSTVVEKNLDRLTLFVTGIWLVSIVAVALQIKYGSK
- a CDS encoding ankyrin repeat domain-containing protein, with protein sequence MAANTTDPLTEFLSLACLGYAHDDGPDRWAAATAVLDAHPDLPERSIHAAAVVGDPAAVRRHLEQRPQDVDAPGGARGWTALFHVAASRVPQRDPLATAQLLLDAGADPNAGYASPDQPTPFTVLTLCFGEGEHGPGRQPRHPAGDALAGLLLDRGADPNDAQTLYDRMFGRDDGHLRILLRAGLGRGDGGPWQRRLGAALETPDEMVRRQVDWARDHGFTDRLALLAAHGFTEGCPANAPSPWRPRGPLPPIAGAGTPAGVRELAAAGGDLDAAFDGHTLLHHAAWIGDVELVRALLDCGADTGVVDTTYGATPLGWAEHGHADATAALLRATSSRT
- a CDS encoding MspA family porin, giving the protein MARADPLPVEDVTQSADTDDGWHLSASLTRMTINSVPNMAATAFTREGFVTGKAAAAIDGSGTSAVNSGTLVVGLQLGCQIDLSEGGSIGGDADLGVSPGFNGTNLFNDVGPYADLGGNVSINLLPGTITNVGLGKKALKGRTGEIVVHDAHVKVDACGGAVSIRFFTSVMIDTDKSDDSVNAYGDILSL